The proteins below are encoded in one region of Candidatus Binatia bacterium:
- a CDS encoding SDR family oxidoreductase, with translation MILQGKTIVVMGVGDGLGREVAEKAARDGANVVLAARTEAQLEAVGKAIDPSGDRVAWLPTDLADDNQVQALVELAVSRFGRLDGLAQVAALASLHGSFEESDLGDWERAYQVNVAGTVRTSRAALPHMRKAGGGSIVLVGSQAASLPTTAQIAYAASKGALRSAMYYMAKELGPDKIRVNTVVPTWMWGPPVQKFVAIQAEARGVDESVVVAEIASQMPLGEIPEDGDVAEAIVFLCSDRARMITGQWLQVNAGQSMV, from the coding sequence ATGATTCTCCAGGGGAAAACGATCGTGGTGATGGGTGTGGGAGACGGCCTCGGCCGGGAAGTCGCCGAGAAGGCCGCTCGCGACGGCGCGAACGTCGTACTCGCCGCGCGGACCGAGGCCCAACTCGAAGCCGTGGGGAAGGCGATCGACCCGAGCGGAGATCGGGTCGCCTGGCTCCCGACGGACCTCGCCGACGACAATCAGGTACAAGCGCTCGTCGAACTCGCAGTTTCCCGCTTCGGGCGGCTCGACGGACTCGCGCAGGTAGCGGCGCTCGCGTCACTCCACGGCTCCTTCGAAGAATCCGATCTCGGCGACTGGGAACGCGCCTACCAGGTGAACGTGGCGGGCACGGTGCGCACCTCGCGCGCGGCTCTACCCCATATGCGCAAGGCGGGCGGTGGGTCGATCGTGCTGGTCGGATCGCAAGCGGCCTCCCTCCCCACGACCGCGCAGATCGCGTACGCGGCGTCGAAGGGCGCGCTCCGCTCGGCGATGTACTACATGGCCAAGGAACTCGGCCCCGACAAGATCCGCGTCAACACTGTGGTCCCGACGTGGATGTGGGGTCCACCCGTGCAGAAGTTCGTTGCTATTCAGGCCGAGGCGCGTGGGGTCGACGAGAGCGTCGTCGTCGCGGAGATCGCAAGTCAGATGCCGCTCGGAGAGATCCCCGAGGACGGCGACGTCGCCGAGGCGATCGTGTTCCTGTGTTCGGATCGCGCCCGCATGATCACCGGACAGTGGCTTCAGGTAAACGCCGGGCAGTCGATGGTCTGA
- a CDS encoding Gfo/Idh/MocA family oxidoreductase: MAVRYGIIGFGMMALEHLQNLAVLDGAELVAAADPDEKQRGFAVDLGVPAPAVYADYREMLDKAALDAVIISTPNYTHIDVLRDCLGTETHLLIEKPLCTTMDDCREVERLAEKHAGVVWVGMEYRYMPPVARLIEEVHSGTVGRLRMLAIREHRFPFLPKVGDWNRFARNTGGTLVEKCCHFFDLMNFITGANAVRVYASGAQDVNHLDESYDGETPDILDNAYVIVDYDDGTRALLDLCMFAEASTNQEEIAATGDAGKVECFIPKSTLTVGRRSMYKSESLETTKVEVDPTALKAGFHHGSTYYEHLAFLDAIRSGTKPAVGIREGLRAVAIGTAAELSIAEGRPVHLSEV; this comes from the coding sequence ATGGCGGTTCGATACGGAATCATCGGGTTCGGCATGATGGCACTCGAGCATCTCCAGAACCTGGCGGTGCTCGACGGCGCCGAGTTGGTTGCGGCGGCCGATCCCGACGAGAAGCAGCGGGGATTCGCCGTCGATCTGGGTGTGCCGGCGCCCGCGGTCTACGCCGACTATCGCGAGATGCTCGACAAGGCGGCGCTCGACGCCGTCATAATTTCGACGCCGAACTACACGCACATCGACGTGCTCCGGGACTGCTTGGGCACGGAGACGCACCTGCTGATCGAGAAGCCCCTGTGCACGACGATGGACGACTGCCGGGAAGTCGAGCGCCTCGCCGAGAAGCACGCGGGCGTTGTGTGGGTCGGGATGGAGTATCGCTACATGCCGCCGGTCGCGCGTCTGATCGAAGAGGTGCACAGCGGGACGGTAGGCCGTCTCCGCATGCTCGCGATTCGGGAGCACCGCTTCCCGTTCCTGCCGAAGGTGGGTGATTGGAACCGGTTCGCCCGCAATACGGGCGGGACGCTCGTGGAGAAGTGCTGCCACTTCTTCGATCTGATGAACTTCATCACGGGCGCCAATGCGGTCCGCGTTTACGCCTCGGGTGCGCAGGACGTGAACCACCTGGACGAGAGTTACGACGGGGAAACGCCTGACATTCTCGACAACGCCTACGTCATCGTGGACTACGACGACGGCACGCGGGCCTTGCTCGATCTCTGCATGTTCGCAGAAGCGTCGACCAACCAGGAGGAGATCGCGGCGACCGGGGATGCGGGGAAGGTCGAGTGCTTCATTCCGAAGTCGACGCTCACCGTCGGTCGGCGGTCGATGTACAAGTCCGAGTCTCTCGAGACGACGAAGGTCGAGGTGGACCCGACTGCGCTCAAGGCGGGGTTCCACCACGGCTCGACCTACTACGAGCATCTGGCGTTCCTCGACGCGATTCGGAGCGGGACGAAGCCCGCCGTCGGAATTCGTGAAGGCTTACGCGCCGTTGCGATCGGCACCGCGGCAGAGCTCTCGATCGCCGAGGGCCGTCCGGTCCACCTGTCCGAGGTCTAG
- a CDS encoding LLM class flavin-dependent oxidoreductase, whose translation MAKVRTEARAAEVSWFSALCNDDYELLGVPTGELRSSFEHCRDIVVGADRLGFDNILLPSSYQVGQDPLTFAGAVGPMLKQMSLLVAIRCGEVHPPMLARALSTLDHLLQGRLTINIISSDLPGAVLDSPARYRRSSEVIQILKQAWTQPEISFHGEFYDVELAVDPVRPYQQNGGPLLYFGGYSEDARRLCAAACDVYLMWPDTEEGLQSTMDDLASRAAAVGRVLDYGLRIHVVVRETEDKARRAAGHLLSQLDLTRGDEIKHRAQDSRSAGVQRQDDLRGASDDDYIEPLVWSGIGRARSGCGSALVGNPDQIVAKLERYMDMGIRAFILSGYPHIEECGLFARDVLPRLPRCRLADVQGRLPKGLPVTPLTTEARR comes from the coding sequence GTGGCAAAGGTTAGAACCGAAGCCCGGGCGGCTGAAGTTTCGTGGTTCAGTGCGCTGTGCAACGACGACTATGAGCTGCTCGGCGTGCCGACCGGCGAGCTTCGGAGTAGCTTCGAGCATTGCCGGGACATCGTGGTCGGCGCAGATCGACTCGGCTTCGACAACATCCTCCTCCCGAGTTCCTATCAGGTGGGGCAGGATCCCCTGACTTTTGCGGGCGCGGTCGGTCCGATGCTCAAGCAGATGTCGCTTCTCGTCGCGATTCGGTGCGGCGAGGTGCATCCGCCCATGCTCGCGCGTGCCCTTTCGACCCTTGATCATCTCCTTCAGGGTCGTCTCACGATCAACATCATTTCGTCGGACCTCCCTGGCGCGGTGCTCGACTCGCCGGCGCGTTACCGGCGCTCTAGTGAGGTCATCCAGATCCTCAAACAAGCCTGGACCCAGCCCGAGATCTCGTTCCACGGTGAGTTCTACGATGTCGAGCTCGCCGTCGATCCGGTCCGGCCGTACCAGCAGAACGGCGGACCGCTTCTGTATTTCGGTGGGTACTCCGAGGATGCGCGACGTCTGTGCGCCGCGGCGTGCGACGTCTACCTGATGTGGCCGGACACGGAAGAGGGACTTCAGAGCACTATGGACGATCTGGCGTCTCGCGCCGCGGCCGTCGGGCGCGTGCTCGACTACGGGCTGCGGATCCACGTCGTCGTTCGTGAGACGGAGGACAAGGCGCGCCGTGCGGCGGGGCACCTCCTATCGCAGCTCGATCTGACCCGCGGCGACGAGATCAAGCACCGAGCGCAAGACTCCCGTTCGGCCGGTGTGCAGCGGCAAGACGATCTCCGCGGGGCGAGCGATGACGATTACATCGAGCCGCTGGTGTGGAGTGGCATCGGGCGTGCGCGCTCCGGGTGCGGCAGTGCGCTCGTCGGGAATCCCGATCAGATCGTCGCCAAGCTCGAGCGCTACATGGACATGGGGATTCGCGCGTTCATTCTCTCGGGGTATCCGCACATCGAGGAGTGCGGGCTCTTCGCGCGCGATGTGCTGCCGCGACTCCCCCGGTGTCGGCTAGCCGACGTGCAGGGCCGCCTCCCGAAGGGCCTTCCCGTGACCCCCCTTACTACGGAGGCGCGACGCTGA
- a CDS encoding TonB-dependent receptor plug domain-containing protein, with product MPNKLVAALRALPLSAVLPVLGFAQEGPAAEAADDTAPGLSGRATAQVEESVVQARKRAELLEDTPVAVTALSESTLREANVTQIDQIQELVPNLTFVVGGSGQEQQLLIRGIGTATLGADFEPGVGFYIDGVFLPRAQGGILDVVDVQQVEVLRGAQGTLLGKNNIRGAVNITSIKPHEELEAFAMVRPGNLGTVDARIMFNLPIDASVALWDRNLTGPKYTTFVAPLASLFGHVVRYHGAPRTFGAELSYRFGG from the coding sequence ATGCCAAACAAGCTAGTTGCTGCCCTCAGGGCGCTGCCCCTTTCCGCGGTCTTGCCGGTCCTGGGTTTCGCCCAGGAGGGTCCTGCCGCGGAGGCGGCGGATGACACCGCACCGGGCCTCTCTGGGCGCGCGACGGCGCAGGTCGAAGAGAGCGTCGTGCAAGCGCGCAAGCGCGCCGAGCTTCTGGAAGACACGCCGGTCGCGGTGACCGCGCTGTCCGAGAGCACGCTGCGCGAGGCCAACGTCACACAGATCGACCAGATCCAGGAGTTGGTGCCGAATCTCACGTTCGTCGTGGGCGGCAGCGGGCAGGAGCAGCAGCTGCTCATTCGCGGCATCGGGACCGCCACGCTCGGCGCGGATTTCGAGCCCGGCGTCGGATTCTACATCGATGGGGTCTTTCTCCCGCGCGCGCAGGGCGGAATCCTAGATGTCGTCGACGTCCAGCAGGTCGAAGTACTGCGCGGAGCGCAGGGGACGCTGCTTGGAAAAAACAACATCCGCGGCGCCGTCAACATCACGAGCATCAAGCCGCACGAAGAGTTGGAAGCGTTCGCGATGGTTCGCCCGGGCAACCTCGGCACGGTCGATGCGCGGATCATGTTCAATCTCCCGATCGACGCGAGCGTCGCGCTGTGGGACCGGAACCTGACGGGCCCAAAGTACACCACCTTCGTGGCTCCCCTCGCCTCTCTCTTCGGACACGTGGTGCGCTACCACGGTGCGCCGCGGACGTTCGGTGCGGAGCTCAGCTACCGGTTTGGAGGCTGA
- a CDS encoding DUF4136 domain-containing protein: MIARRMHGTSIALVAIFLLAIGCGGPKTEVRDNYDPDTDWNRVETFIWFGIQAQRGVNEFNVKRLANAIRDELQRKGLDIVGDRTFADVGVAAYLGVLPKAIDTWKSTGGVLWAKDKELVSAGALVIEMVDLKTGKLVWQGSAERQLADDPTPAQTEKTIKEVVKKLFADFPPSP, encoded by the coding sequence ATGATTGCTCGACGCATGCACGGAACATCGATCGCCCTCGTGGCGATCTTCCTTCTCGCCATCGGCTGCGGCGGCCCCAAGACCGAGGTTCGGGACAACTACGACCCGGACACCGACTGGAACCGGGTCGAGACGTTCATCTGGTTCGGGATCCAGGCCCAACGCGGCGTCAACGAGTTCAACGTAAAGCGGCTCGCAAACGCGATCCGGGACGAGCTTCAACGCAAGGGACTCGACATCGTCGGCGACCGAACCTTCGCGGACGTCGGGGTGGCCGCCTACCTGGGCGTGCTACCGAAGGCCATCGATACCTGGAAGAGCACCGGTGGCGTCCTATGGGCCAAGGACAAGGAGCTCGTCTCCGCCGGGGCCCTCGTCATCGAGATGGTGGACCTGAAGACTGGCAAGCTCGTTTGGCAGGGCTCGGCCGAACGGCAGCTGGCGGACGACCCCACGCCCGCCCAGACCGAGAAGACCATCAAAGAAGTCGTGAAGAAGCTCTTCGCCGACTTCCCGCCCTCGCCGTGA
- a CDS encoding D-aminoacylase produces the protein MAEILIRGGTVIDGTGAPGQEADVLIRDGKIAEIGTGLRAKEEIDAGGCVVTPGFIDIHTHYDAQVFWDPALTPSCFHGVTTVVVGNCGFSIAPTRPEHRETIALTLESVEDMNPATLAAGIPWDFETFPEYLASVAKRGTMLNFAAYVGHTALRLYHMGDEAYERTATEDEVAAMARSVGEAMDAGAAGLATSFAPTHLGVAGKPVPSRLAELSEFETMAAELGKRKRGVIEATLGAGFAFDELYDFQRRVGVPLTYTALLAIPGFWQYGSELHAKEVAKGTGVWPQISCRKITMQMQLADPFPFDMAPCFAELRAEAPEVREQRYRDPQWRVRALEELGQTPLPTRWENFEIAESDVHAGLIDRALIDVAKERNQIPFELMMELSLSENLLTRFRYVQSNDDEEGVEHLLQQDHMVMGLSDAGAHVGMLCDAPLPTDLLGNWVRERGVIPLETAVHKLTGQPASIFNFIDRGVLRPGAHADVAVFDPATVAPGPIRRVRDFPANAERLTADQPEGMRHVLVNGTPIRIDGESTSPENRPGHMARLG, from the coding sequence ATGGCTGAGATTTTGATTCGCGGAGGGACGGTGATCGACGGAACGGGCGCACCCGGCCAAGAAGCCGACGTGTTGATCCGAGACGGTAAGATCGCCGAAATCGGCACGGGGCTGCGCGCAAAGGAAGAGATCGACGCGGGCGGCTGCGTCGTGACGCCAGGCTTCATCGACATCCACACCCACTACGATGCGCAGGTCTTCTGGGACCCGGCGCTCACCCCGTCTTGCTTCCACGGCGTAACGACGGTGGTCGTCGGCAACTGCGGTTTCTCGATCGCGCCCACGCGCCCCGAGCACCGCGAGACCATCGCGCTCACGCTCGAGAGCGTCGAGGACATGAACCCCGCGACGCTCGCAGCCGGCATTCCGTGGGACTTCGAAACGTTCCCCGAATACCTCGCATCTGTTGCCAAGCGCGGCACGATGTTGAACTTCGCCGCTTACGTCGGACACACCGCGCTGCGCCTGTACCACATGGGCGACGAAGCCTACGAGCGCACCGCCACCGAAGACGAAGTCGCCGCGATGGCGCGCTCCGTCGGCGAAGCGATGGATGCCGGCGCTGCCGGACTCGCCACCAGCTTCGCGCCCACGCACCTCGGCGTCGCGGGCAAGCCCGTGCCCAGCCGCCTCGCCGAACTGAGCGAGTTCGAAACCATGGCGGCCGAGCTCGGCAAGCGCAAACGTGGTGTGATCGAAGCGACGCTCGGGGCGGGGTTCGCGTTCGACGAACTCTACGACTTCCAGCGCCGCGTGGGCGTGCCTCTCACCTACACTGCCCTCTTGGCGATCCCGGGCTTCTGGCAGTACGGCTCGGAACTCCACGCAAAGGAGGTCGCAAAGGGAACCGGCGTCTGGCCCCAGATCTCCTGTCGCAAGATCACGATGCAGATGCAGCTCGCCGACCCGTTCCCATTCGACATGGCACCGTGCTTCGCGGAGCTGCGCGCGGAAGCACCGGAAGTACGCGAGCAACGCTACCGCGATCCGCAGTGGCGCGTTCGTGCGCTCGAGGAGCTCGGCCAAACCCCACTCCCCACCCGGTGGGAGAATTTTGAGATCGCCGAAAGCGACGTGCATGCGGGTCTGATCGATCGGGCGCTCATCGATGTCGCGAAGGAGCGAAACCAGATTCCCTTCGAGCTGATGATGGAGTTGTCGCTCAGCGAAAACCTTCTGACCCGCTTCCGCTACGTCCAGTCCAACGACGACGAGGAAGGCGTGGAGCACCTGCTCCAACAGGACCACATGGTGATGGGACTCTCCGACGCGGGCGCCCACGTCGGCATGCTGTGCGACGCACCCCTTCCGACCGACCTCCTCGGCAACTGGGTACGCGAGCGCGGCGTGATTCCGTTGGAGACAGCCGTTCACAAGCTCACCGGACAACCGGCGAGCATCTTCAATTTCATCGACCGCGGCGTTCTGCGCCCGGGCGCCCACGCCGACGTGGCCGTGTTCGATCCCGCAACCGTCGCTCCCGGCCCCATTCGCCGCGTGCGCGATTTCCCGGCAAACGCGGAGCGGCTCACCGCGGACCAGCCCGAGGGGATGCGCCACGTCCTGGTGAACGGCACACCGATCCGAATCGACGGCGAGTCGACGTCTCCCGAAAACCGTCCGGGCCATATGGCCCGGCTCGGCTAG
- a CDS encoding nitroreductase/quinone reductase family protein codes for MNFGEIPWIKDHTELYRSDPEKAHMWDSSVAGGPGPLPTLLLTTTGRKSGEPRALPLIYGTHGSSYVIIASKGGWPSHPAWHLNLQAKPECDLMVGPKNVSARARVAEGDERAQLWKEMAAIYPPYDEYQEKTERQIPVIVLDPIA; via the coding sequence ATGAACTTCGGCGAGATTCCCTGGATCAAAGACCACACCGAGCTCTACCGAAGCGACCCCGAGAAGGCGCACATGTGGGACTCCTCGGTCGCAGGTGGCCCCGGCCCCCTACCTACCCTTCTCCTCACGACGACCGGCCGAAAGTCCGGTGAGCCGCGCGCCCTCCCGCTCATCTACGGCACGCACGGCAGCAGCTACGTGATCATCGCGTCCAAGGGCGGCTGGCCGTCCCATCCCGCGTGGCACCTGAACCTCCAGGCGAAGCCCGAGTGCGACCTCATGGTGGGACCGAAGAACGTGTCCGCCCGCGCACGCGTCGCAGAAGGCGACGAGCGCGCACAGCTCTGGAAGGAAATGGCGGCGATCTACCCGCCGTACGACGAGTACCAGGAGAAGACCGAACGGCAGATCCCGGTCATCGTGCTCGACCCGATCGCCTGA
- a CDS encoding DUF3604 domain-containing protein, translating into MRRAVLLAGLVLCLPTASVAVPDRPYEVTEERADCADFDALRRPFFGDTHVHTAYSFDARAQDTRNTPRDAYRFAKGAPMGIQPYDEKGEPTRTIRIDRPLDWTMLSDHAEFLGEVRICRTPGTWSYWHPVCIAHRNSDSGNKFMLAAYGLVLKRRWGICGDENQSCFDTARDVWSEIRDAAEEAYDRSEACAFTSFVGYEWTASVGEGSNLHRNVVFRNDQVPDLPVSWIETPSAMDLWSHLQEECVDGIEGCDALTIPHNSNLSGGLMFQTAKVSEDAIPGAVDREEAKLRSRWEPLVEMMQHKGDSECDPLAGSIWADDEACGFEKLHYDRFGATQSSWATWQQAAPSNFVRDALKQGLRYEGELGANPLKYGVIASTDTHIAAPGLVAEKNHPGHGGAGKGGGAEAADEFPDDFEFSPGGLAVLWAEENTRDSLFAAMQRREAYGTSGTRPVVRFFGGWDYPDTLCTDPLLVAKGYAGGVPMGGDLSAPPDGEARAPRFVAWAAQDPGTWDGETTPLQRIQIVKGWVDGRELHERVIDVAGGPNGAGVDLATCERRGEGAQNLCSVWTDPDFDPLQRAFYYVRVLENPTCRWSQYFCNEQNVDCGDPASIPEGLAKCCAEEHRPVIQERAWTSPIWYSPAS; encoded by the coding sequence ATGCGCCGCGCCGTTCTTCTCGCTGGTCTCGTTCTCTGCCTCCCGACCGCCTCGGTGGCCGTGCCCGATCGTCCCTACGAGGTGACCGAAGAGCGCGCCGACTGTGCAGACTTCGATGCGCTCCGCCGGCCGTTCTTCGGCGACACGCACGTTCATACTGCGTACTCGTTCGACGCGCGGGCGCAGGACACGCGCAACACGCCTCGCGATGCGTACCGCTTTGCCAAGGGTGCGCCGATGGGCATCCAGCCCTACGACGAGAAGGGCGAACCGACTCGGACCATTCGGATCGACCGGCCGCTCGATTGGACGATGCTCAGCGATCACGCCGAGTTCCTCGGCGAGGTCCGGATCTGTCGTACCCCGGGTACGTGGAGCTACTGGCATCCGGTCTGCATCGCGCACCGCAATTCCGACTCCGGTAACAAATTCATGTTGGCGGCTTACGGTCTCGTCCTGAAGCGTCGCTGGGGCATCTGTGGCGACGAGAACCAGAGCTGCTTCGACACCGCGCGGGACGTCTGGTCGGAGATTCGAGACGCCGCCGAAGAAGCGTACGATCGCAGCGAGGCGTGCGCGTTCACGAGCTTCGTCGGGTACGAGTGGACGGCGAGCGTGGGCGAGGGAAGTAACCTTCATCGAAACGTCGTCTTTCGGAACGATCAAGTGCCCGACCTGCCCGTGAGCTGGATCGAGACCCCGTCGGCCATGGACCTCTGGAGCCATCTTCAAGAAGAGTGCGTAGATGGCATCGAAGGATGCGACGCCCTCACGATTCCCCACAACTCCAACTTGAGCGGTGGCTTGATGTTCCAGACCGCGAAGGTGTCCGAAGATGCGATCCCTGGAGCCGTCGACCGGGAAGAGGCGAAACTCCGATCCCGTTGGGAACCGCTCGTCGAGATGATGCAGCACAAGGGGGATTCCGAATGTGATCCGCTCGCGGGCTCGATCTGGGCGGACGACGAAGCGTGCGGGTTCGAGAAGCTCCACTACGATCGATTCGGTGCGACGCAGTCGTCCTGGGCGACATGGCAGCAGGCCGCTCCGTCCAACTTCGTACGCGATGCTCTTAAACAGGGGCTGCGGTACGAGGGTGAGCTCGGAGCCAACCCACTCAAGTACGGCGTCATCGCGTCCACCGACACGCATATCGCAGCGCCCGGGCTCGTCGCTGAGAAGAACCACCCTGGACACGGTGGGGCCGGCAAGGGCGGCGGTGCGGAAGCGGCGGATGAGTTCCCTGACGACTTCGAGTTCAGCCCTGGCGGACTCGCGGTTCTCTGGGCCGAAGAGAACACGCGCGACTCGCTGTTCGCCGCCATGCAGCGCCGCGAGGCGTACGGAACGAGCGGAACGCGGCCGGTCGTCCGCTTCTTCGGCGGGTGGGACTACCCCGACACGCTGTGCACGGATCCGCTTCTCGTCGCGAAGGGGTATGCGGGCGGCGTGCCCATGGGCGGAGACCTCTCGGCGCCGCCGGACGGTGAGGCGCGGGCACCCCGCTTCGTCGCGTGGGCCGCACAGGACCCGGGTACGTGGGATGGTGAGACGACACCGCTCCAGCGGATCCAGATCGTGAAGGGTTGGGTCGACGGTCGCGAGCTTCACGAGCGCGTCATCGACGTTGCCGGCGGGCCGAACGGGGCCGGTGTCGACCTCGCGACGTGCGAGCGTCGCGGGGAAGGGGCACAGAACCTGTGCTCGGTCTGGACCGATCCGGACTTCGATCCGCTCCAGCGTGCCTTCTACTACGTGCGCGTCCTCGAGAATCCGACGTGTCGCTGGAGTCAGTACTTCTGCAACGAGCAGAACGTCGATTGCGGGGACCCGGCGTCCATCCCCGAAGGACTCGCGAAGTGTTGCGCAGAGGAGCATCGCCCCGTCATCCAGGAGCGCGCCTGGACGTCGCCGATCTGGTACTCGCCGGCCTCGTAG
- a CDS encoding FAD-dependent oxidoreductase: MLEHLLSPTKIGNVELRNRIAMAPMGVEIVESDGSIREPVLRYYEERARGGAGLLITENTAACYPRGANTANEIAVSDDRYLPGLTALANTAHEHGAKIAIQLAHHGKVGRFDTREGRPLLMPSEPEHAGFPKGPLDLTMDEMTQMGRAAGGQPTIHVATSEDLDQLVADFADAAERARRAGFDAVELHGAHGYIFSEFLSPAWNFRDDKWGGSIENRARLLCDTLRACKERAGQDFTVWCRIDATEFGVENGIRFEEAMCTAELAAEAGADAIHVSAYSDPIGAGFTLGPIVHEPSGYADFAAQIKKRVDVPVIAVGRIEPEAGDRLIAEGKADVVSMGRKLLADPELPAKLTAGRPQDIRPCIYCYVCVAQPFFDKRVRCAVNPITGLELERAEPARTSATTKKRVLVVGGGPAGMEAARVAALRGHDVVLYEKSSHLGGTLRFAALVYEPNERLLRWFEEQMRTLEIDVHLDEEATADTIRAWRADVVISAAGARRAKPEIPGVDQTHVFDGNDLRALLTGDGSDEAANKLSFTGRLAVRAGRMTGISSDPAKLREASRAYMPVGKRVVVVGGGLVGAEIADFFAERGREVVVLEEGPVIATEMAHPRRWRVLYELREAGVQLVTDATVVEIGEDKVTFRAPIEPGHEATQQQAPADTVVLAKGLDANPAATSALESAGVPVVSVGDVNGVSYLEGAIHDGFRAALEIG; this comes from the coding sequence ATGCTCGAACACCTTCTCTCGCCGACCAAGATCGGAAACGTAGAGCTGAGGAATCGCATCGCGATGGCCCCCATGGGCGTCGAGATCGTCGAATCCGACGGGTCGATCCGCGAACCGGTGCTCCGATACTACGAAGAACGTGCGCGGGGCGGCGCCGGACTGCTCATCACCGAGAATACCGCGGCGTGCTATCCGCGCGGTGCCAACACCGCCAACGAGATCGCCGTCTCCGACGATCGCTACCTGCCCGGCCTCACGGCCCTCGCCAACACGGCACACGAGCACGGCGCGAAAATCGCGATTCAGCTCGCGCATCACGGCAAGGTCGGGCGCTTCGACACGCGCGAAGGCCGTCCCCTCCTCATGCCGTCCGAGCCGGAGCACGCAGGCTTTCCGAAGGGCCCGCTCGATCTCACGATGGACGAGATGACCCAGATGGGCCGCGCCGCCGGGGGCCAACCGACGATTCACGTGGCCACTTCCGAAGATCTCGACCAACTCGTCGCAGACTTTGCCGACGCCGCAGAACGGGCGCGCCGCGCCGGCTTCGACGCGGTCGAGTTACACGGGGCCCACGGATACATCTTTTCCGAGTTTCTCTCGCCCGCGTGGAATTTCCGCGACGACAAGTGGGGCGGATCCATCGAGAACCGCGCTCGGCTCCTCTGCGATACGCTGCGCGCTTGCAAGGAGCGCGCGGGGCAGGACTTCACCGTCTGGTGCCGCATCGACGCCACGGAGTTCGGCGTCGAGAACGGAATCCGGTTCGAAGAAGCGATGTGCACAGCCGAGCTTGCCGCCGAAGCCGGAGCCGACGCCATTCACGTGAGTGCGTATTCCGACCCGATCGGCGCCGGCTTCACGCTCGGCCCCATCGTGCACGAGCCGTCGGGCTATGCGGACTTCGCAGCCCAGATCAAGAAACGGGTCGACGTCCCGGTGATCGCCGTGGGCCGCATCGAGCCCGAAGCCGGCGACCGTCTCATCGCGGAAGGGAAGGCCGACGTCGTCTCCATGGGTCGCAAGCTTCTCGCCGACCCGGAGCTCCCGGCAAAGCTCACCGCCGGTCGCCCACAGGACATCCGCCCCTGCATCTATTGCTACGTCTGCGTCGCGCAGCCCTTCTTCGACAAACGCGTGCGCTGCGCCGTGAACCCGATCACCGGGCTCGAACTCGAACGCGCAGAGCCCGCCCGCACGAGCGCCACTACGAAGAAGCGCGTCCTCGTCGTCGGTGGCGGCCCTGCCGGCATGGAGGCCGCGCGAGTCGCCGCGCTCCGCGGCCACGACGTCGTTCTCTACGAGAAATCGTCCCACCTAGGTGGGACCCTCCGATTTGCCGCATTGGTGTACGAACCCAATGAACGGCTGCTGCGCTGGTTCGAGGAGCAGATGCGGACGCTCGAGATCGACGTCCATCTCGACGAAGAGGCGACGGCCGATACCATTCGAGCGTGGCGAGCCGACGTCGTCATCTCCGCCGCGGGCGCACGGCGCGCGAAACCCGAGATCCCCGGCGTCGATCAGACCCACGTCTTCGACGGCAATGACCTGCGCGCCCTTCTCACCGGCGACGGCAGCGATGAGGCAGCAAACAAACTCTCCTTCACCGGCCGTCTTGCCGTCCGCGCCGGCCGTATGACCGGGATCTCGAGCGATCCGGCCAAGCTCCGCGAAGCGTCACGAGCGTACATGCCGGTCGGGAAGCGCGTCGTCGTGGTCGGCGGCGGCCTGGTCGGCGCGGAGATCGCCGACTTCTTCGCAGAGCGCGGCCGCGAGGTCGTCGTTCTCGAGGAGGGGCCGGTAATCGCAACGGAGATGGCCCACCCCCGGCGCTGGCGCGTGCTCTACGAACTCCGCGAAGCCGGCGTCCAGCTCGTGACCGACGCAACCGTTGTGGAGATCGGTGAAGACAAGGTGACGTTCCGTGCCCCCATCGAACCTGGGCATGAAGCCACCCAACAGCAGGCTCCCGCCGACACCGTGGTTCTCGCAAAAGGGCTGGATGCCAACCCCGCGGCCACGTCGGCCCTCGAATCGGCGGGCGTACCCGTCGTGTCGGTCGGCGACGTCAACGGCGTGAGCTACCTCGAAGGAGCCATCCACGACGGCTTCCGCGCCGCGTTGGAGATCGGTTAG